The Xanthocytophaga agilis DNA window CGGACCTCTTCCATCAACCACATAGGAGTAGATGTAGCACCACAAATGCCCACCGTTTCATTAGTAGCAAACCATTCAAGGTTAATGTCTGTCACCTTAGATACAAAGAAAGTATTAGGGTTGGTTTCTTTGCAAACATTGAAGAGTACTTTTCCATTTGAAGATTTAGAGCCAGAAACAAAAATAATCTTGTCAAAACGCTTTGCAAAGAGACGTAATTCTTTATCACGATTCGACACTTGACGGCATATAGTGTCATTGGATTCCACTTCGATGCCTTCTTCTTTTAGTTTCTTGGTAATATCATAAAACTTATCTGTGCTTTTAGTAGTCTGACTATATAAAGTAATACGTCTGGGCATATCTTTTGGATTTAATTCAGATAAATCCTGAAATACAACTGCTTCATTATTGGTTTGTCCAAGTAGTCCTACAACTTCCGCATGTCCATGTTTCCCATAAATAAATATCCTATCATCTCTATCATAGGAATTTTTGATACGATTTTGCAGCTTTAACACTACCGGACAAGATGCATCAATTAATTCAATATTATTTTTTAGAGCAAGTTCATAGGTAGAAGGAGGCTCTCCATGTGCCCTGATCAATACTTTTTCATTTTGCAAACCAGCCAGCTGATCATGGTTAATGATTCTCAGCCCTTTATTC harbors:
- a CDS encoding 4-hydroxy-3-methylbut-2-enyl diphosphate reductase, producing MLNLQVTIDTNSGFCFGVVYAIEMAEDILDEQGYLYCLGDIVHNDEEVNRLENKGLRIINHDQLAGLQNEKVLIRAHGEPPSTYELALKNNIELIDASCPVVLKLQNRIKNSYDRDDRIFIYGKHGHAEVVGLLGQTNNEAVVFQDLSELNPKDMPRRITLYSQTTKSTDKFYDITKKLKEEGIEVESNDTICRQVSNRDKELRLFAKRFDKIIFVSGSKSSNGKVLFNVCKETNPNTFFVSKVTDINLEWFATNETVGICGATSTPMWLMEEVRNTICKL